In Chryseobacterium lactis, a single genomic region encodes these proteins:
- a CDS encoding prolyl oligopeptidase family serine peptidase: MNLKPLLLTAGVLFSASFYSQTMNYPKALKGGQTDTYFGSAVADPFRDLENDSQATKKWVDEEVAYSQNYLAKIPFRDKIKNQLKEIWNYEKISAPFKEGDYTYYSKNDGLQAQSVLYRTNNKTKATEVFLDPNKFSEKGTTSLSNLSFNKKGNLAAYSISEGGSDWNKIIILDAVTKKQIDETLLDVKFSGIAWQNDEGFYYSSYDKPKEGTVLSGMTDKHKVYFHKLGTKQSEDKLIFGGEKTPRRYLGASVSEDQRYLIISAANATNGNELYVKDLKKGGDFVQLVKGFDINANIVDTQGDDLFIFTDKDAPNMRLVKTTITNPAPETWKDVIPQTDNVLGISSGGGYFFATYMVDAIDKVKQFDKTGKLIREIALPGKGNISGFGGKEKEKDVYYSFSNYITPGTTYKFNADSGKSEVYQKPKVKFNPDDYVSEQVFYTSKDGTKVPMMINYKKGTKLDGKNPTILYSYGGFNISLQPSFSVVNAIWMENGGIYAVPNIRGGGEYGKKWHDAGTKQQKKNVFEDFIAAGEYLQSKGYTSKEYMALSGRSNGGLLVGATMTMRPDLAKVAFPGVGVLDMLRYNKFTAGAGWAYDYGTAEDSKEMFEYLKSYSPVHNVKAGTCYPSTMIITSDHDDRVVPAHSFKFGAELQEKQACKNPILLRIEKNAGHGAGRATDQVIGENADLLSFALYEMGIKL; the protein is encoded by the coding sequence ATGAATTTGAAACCTTTGTTATTAACTGCTGGAGTTTTGTTTTCAGCATCTTTTTATTCTCAAACAATGAATTATCCGAAAGCATTAAAAGGAGGCCAGACTGATACTTACTTCGGAAGTGCAGTGGCAGATCCTTTCAGAGACCTGGAAAACGACTCTCAAGCAACTAAGAAATGGGTAGATGAAGAAGTAGCTTACAGCCAAAATTATCTTGCAAAAATTCCATTCAGAGATAAAATTAAAAACCAACTGAAAGAAATCTGGAATTACGAAAAAATTTCAGCACCTTTTAAAGAAGGAGATTACACATATTATTCAAAGAATGATGGTTTACAGGCACAATCTGTGTTGTATAGAACAAATAATAAAACTAAGGCGACAGAGGTATTTTTAGATCCCAATAAATTCTCAGAAAAAGGGACAACATCTCTTTCTAACCTTTCTTTTAACAAAAAGGGAAACCTTGCCGCTTATTCTATTTCTGAAGGCGGAAGTGACTGGAATAAAATTATCATTCTTGATGCCGTTACTAAAAAGCAGATTGATGAAACATTACTGGACGTAAAGTTTAGTGGAATCGCCTGGCAAAATGACGAAGGATTCTATTATTCAAGCTACGATAAACCGAAAGAAGGTACCGTGCTTTCAGGAATGACGGATAAGCACAAAGTGTATTTTCATAAGTTGGGTACAAAGCAATCTGAAGACAAATTGATCTTTGGTGGTGAAAAGACCCCTAGAAGATATCTGGGAGCAAGTGTTTCTGAGGATCAGAGATACCTGATTATTTCCGCTGCAAATGCTACTAACGGAAACGAGCTGTACGTTAAAGATTTAAAGAAAGGAGGAGACTTTGTACAGTTGGTAAAAGGATTTGATATCAACGCTAATATTGTAGATACTCAGGGAGATGATCTTTTTATTTTTACAGATAAAGATGCTCCGAATATGCGTCTTGTAAAAACGACCATCACCAATCCGGCTCCTGAAACCTGGAAAGATGTAATCCCGCAAACAGACAATGTGTTAGGAATTTCTTCCGGCGGAGGATATTTCTTCGCAACGTATATGGTTGATGCCATTGATAAGGTAAAACAATTTGATAAAACAGGAAAATTAATCAGAGAAATTGCACTTCCGGGCAAAGGAAACATTTCCGGATTCGGAGGAAAGGAAAAGGAGAAGGATGTTTATTACTCTTTCAGTAACTATATCACTCCGGGAACAACCTATAAATTTAATGCAGATTCCGGAAAATCAGAAGTATACCAGAAACCCAAAGTGAAGTTTAACCCGGATGATTATGTATCAGAACAGGTCTTTTATACTTCAAAAGACGGAACAAAAGTTCCTATGATGATCAACTATAAGAAAGGGACAAAGCTGGATGGTAAAAACCCTACCATTCTCTATTCTTACGGAGGATTTAATATCAGCTTACAACCTTCTTTCTCTGTAGTGAATGCAATCTGGATGGAAAATGGGGGTATTTATGCCGTTCCGAACATCCGTGGAGGAGGAGAGTATGGCAAAAAATGGCATGATGCAGGAACAAAGCAGCAGAAGAAAAATGTTTTTGAAGACTTTATTGCAGCAGGAGAATACCTTCAAAGTAAAGGCTATACATCCAAAGAATATATGGCGCTTTCCGGAAGATCAAACGGAGGTTTGTTGGTAGGAGCCACAATGACGATGCGTCCTGATCTTGCTAAGGTAGCCTTCCCGGGAGTAGGAGTGTTGGATATGTTGAGATATAATAAATTCACTGCCGGAGCTGGCTGGGCGTACGATTACGGAACAGCAGAAGACAGCAAGGAAATGTTTGAATATCTTAAATCTTATTCTCCTGTACATAACGTAAAAGCAGGAACTTGCTATCCATCCACCATGATTATAACCAGTGATCATGATGACAGGGTAGTTCCGGCACATTCATTCAAATTTGGAGCAGAACTTCAGGAAAAACAGGCATGCAAAAATCCTATTTTATTAAGAATCGAAAAGAACGCAGGACATGGTGCCGGAAGAGCAACCGATCAGGTGATTGGAGAGAATGCTGATCTTCTGTCTTTTGCACTATATGAAATGGGAATCAAATTGTAA